A region of bacterium DNA encodes the following proteins:
- a CDS encoding YceI family protein, with product MTRPIHERGKNLAMRTLTSARTRRIVLLTAAIAATMAWRAAAAPVPATPPRAAPIPLHGFAIVPGESSVTFAVPDNRGGFSGHTARVSGRVEVEPADGDAYAARISAVVDARSLTTGIGMRDRAMHATFLQTGTYPTITFTGTAAARPGLAVEPFPAEVRGRLVIRDVARETAFTARVLALAAEYAADATATVRMADYGIPYPRAFIFVARDPVTVTLHIVARAP from the coding sequence GTGACGCGCCCGATACACGAACGCGGTAAGAATCTGGCGATGCGCACCCTCACCTCGGCCCGGACCCGGCGGATTGTCCTGCTGACGGCGGCGATCGCCGCAACGATGGCGTGGCGTGCCGCCGCGGCACCGGTCCCCGCGACGCCCCCGCGCGCCGCGCCCATCCCGCTCCACGGCTTCGCGATCGTGCCTGGCGAATCGTCCGTGACCTTCGCCGTCCCCGACAACCGCGGAGGGTTTTCCGGCCACACGGCCCGGGTGAGCGGCCGCGTCGAGGTCGAGCCGGCCGACGGCGACGCCTATGCGGCCCGGATTTCCGCCGTTGTCGACGCGCGCAGCCTGACCACCGGCATCGGGATGCGCGACCGCGCGATGCACGCAACGTTCCTGCAGACCGGCACGTATCCCACCATCACGTTCACGGGCACCGCGGCGGCGCGCCCGGGCCTCGCCGTCGAGCCGTTCCCCGCGGAAGTGCGCGGGCGCCTCGTCATCCGTGACGTCGCGCGCGAGACCGCCTTTACGGCCCGCGTGCTCGCGCTCGCCGCCGAGTACGCGGCCGACGCGACCGCGACGGTCCGGATGGCCGACTACGGCATCCCCTACCCGCGCGCGTTCATCTTCGTGGCGCGGGATCCGGTCACGGTCACCCTGCATATCGTCGCCCGCGCCCCTTAG
- the hrcA gene encoding heat-inducible transcriptional repressor HrcA, whose translation MEPIEGRRREILRIVIDDYIATAEPIGSEAVRERHGLNVSSATVRNEMAALEDMGYLNQPHTSAGRVPTDRGYRVYVDSLVPEEALPSAEQTRLRETLFLREEPHRAIARVAHALAAGTEYASVVEAPHLHEQVIRHLHLIPLTARRALIVVVTDAGVFEGKTVELEAATSPDECDRLSQEISRRVAGWRLGDLTVRAMDQVIGEVALYRQVVTEVGRLIGDQIAASSRIHTEGQANILKQPEFRDARRAEPVLSALERHEVVTEILHDGGSAPVRITIGAEHRRGEMRDTSVVAATYYVGGRPAGELAIVGPTRMRYGRAISLVRFLADTLGEALGRL comes from the coding sequence ATGGAGCCCATCGAGGGCCGGCGGCGCGAGATTCTCAGGATCGTGATCGACGATTACATCGCCACCGCCGAGCCGATCGGCAGTGAGGCGGTGCGGGAGCGCCATGGCCTGAACGTCAGTTCGGCCACCGTGCGCAACGAAATGGCCGCGCTCGAAGACATGGGATACCTGAATCAGCCGCACACTTCGGCGGGACGGGTGCCCACCGACCGTGGGTACCGCGTCTACGTCGACTCGCTCGTCCCGGAAGAGGCGCTGCCCTCCGCCGAGCAGACGCGGCTGCGCGAGACGTTGTTCCTCCGGGAAGAACCGCACCGCGCGATCGCGCGCGTCGCCCACGCGCTCGCGGCCGGCACCGAGTACGCGTCCGTCGTTGAAGCGCCGCACCTGCACGAGCAGGTGATCCGCCACCTCCACTTGATCCCGCTCACGGCGCGGCGGGCGCTCATCGTCGTCGTCACGGACGCCGGCGTCTTCGAGGGGAAGACGGTCGAGCTGGAAGCGGCCACGTCGCCGGACGAGTGCGACCGGCTGTCGCAGGAGATCAGCCGCCGGGTGGCCGGCTGGCGCCTCGGCGATCTGACCGTACGGGCGATGGATCAGGTGATCGGCGAGGTGGCGCTGTACCGCCAGGTCGTAACCGAGGTCGGCCGGCTCATCGGCGATCAGATCGCGGCATCGTCCCGCATTCACACCGAAGGGCAGGCGAACATCTTGAAGCAGCCGGAGTTCCGCGACGCGCGGCGCGCCGAGCCGGTGCTGTCGGCCCTCGAGCGGCACGAGGTCGTGACGGAGATTCTGCACGACGGCGGTTCTGCGCCCGTGCGGATCACGATCGGCGCCGAGCACCGGCGCGGGGAGATGCGCGACACGAGCGTCGTGGCCGCGACCTACTACGTCGGCGGCCGGCCGGCCGGCGAGCTCGCGATCGTCGGGCCGACGCGGATGCGCTACGGACGCGCGATCTCCCTGGTCCGCTTCCTCGCCGATACGCTCGGCGAAGCACTCGGCCGGCTCTAG
- the murJ gene encoding murein biosynthesis integral membrane protein MurJ, which produces MTAPDVPAAVSATPGTAAGASTAGTIARSAGLIAAGTVASRVLGLARDVMIAAIFGATAARSAFVIAYSLPFFVQRLFLGGTLSIVFIPAITRVLVQGDQDEIDRVVSSTFTMVLLIGAAMVVVGVIAAPLLVPIAAPGYLRTNPGVLTTAVELTRVMFVSMAFLALSAFATGYLNAHQRFGTPALAPVVFNVVIIASVYVLARKIGILGVAVSFLLGWAAQFLVQLPEARAAGFRWRLSIDLSHPAVREMGRLAVPAMLGLAVIEINSNVGRFFASFLHPQPGVDYLAVLDYAFQLVQAPVSIFALSIATALFPTMARHAESDTCALRDATSLGLRGVLFTMMPVMAWTLVASPLIVRVIFQRGAFGPAATAAVAVGFVGYAVGAVPYAAYYIVTRTFYALHDTRTPVKVGLYMVALNALGDYLLMRWYGHLGIALATSIVAFANVAVLMWFLRKRLGRLDGSALASTAARTGIAALGLAAAMAVVLRAGPHLVSTVRLGGAVTVLLAATAAGGIVYLAVCRLLGVRELRLLRFGRPGAA; this is translated from the coding sequence ATGACAGCTCCGGATGTGCCCGCGGCCGTGTCCGCCACCCCGGGAACTGCCGCCGGCGCATCGACCGCGGGGACGATCGCGCGGTCGGCGGGACTCATCGCGGCCGGGACGGTCGCCAGCCGCGTGCTGGGTCTCGCCCGCGACGTCATGATCGCCGCGATCTTCGGCGCGACCGCCGCGCGTTCCGCGTTCGTCATCGCCTACTCGCTTCCGTTTTTCGTGCAGCGGCTCTTCCTCGGCGGCACGCTCAGCATCGTGTTCATTCCGGCGATCACGCGCGTGCTGGTGCAGGGCGATCAGGACGAGATCGACCGCGTCGTCTCGAGCACGTTCACCATGGTGCTGCTGATCGGCGCCGCGATGGTCGTGGTCGGCGTGATCGCGGCGCCGCTCCTCGTCCCGATCGCCGCGCCAGGCTACCTTCGCACGAACCCGGGCGTGCTGACCACCGCGGTCGAGCTGACGCGGGTGATGTTCGTCTCGATGGCGTTCCTCGCGCTGTCCGCGTTTGCGACCGGCTACCTCAACGCCCACCAGCGGTTCGGCACGCCCGCGCTTGCCCCGGTCGTCTTCAACGTAGTGATCATCGCGTCCGTGTACGTCCTCGCGCGCAAGATCGGCATCCTCGGGGTGGCGGTGAGCTTTCTCCTGGGATGGGCCGCGCAGTTTCTCGTGCAGCTGCCGGAGGCGCGCGCCGCCGGCTTCCGGTGGCGGTTGTCGATCGACCTCTCCCATCCCGCCGTCCGGGAGATGGGGCGGCTCGCGGTGCCGGCGATGCTCGGCCTCGCGGTGATCGAGATCAACTCGAACGTGGGACGCTTTTTCGCCTCGTTCCTGCATCCGCAGCCCGGGGTGGACTATCTCGCCGTCCTCGACTACGCGTTCCAGCTGGTGCAGGCGCCGGTGAGCATCTTTGCGCTCTCGATCGCCACGGCGCTGTTCCCGACGATGGCGCGCCACGCCGAGTCCGACACCTGCGCGCTGCGCGACGCCACGTCGCTCGGCCTGCGCGGCGTGCTCTTCACGATGATGCCGGTGATGGCGTGGACCCTTGTCGCGAGCCCGCTCATCGTGCGCGTGATCTTCCAGCGCGGCGCCTTCGGCCCCGCCGCGACCGCGGCGGTGGCCGTGGGCTTCGTCGGCTATGCCGTCGGAGCGGTGCCGTACGCCGCCTACTACATCGTCACCCGCACGTTCTACGCGCTGCACGACACGCGCACCCCGGTGAAGGTCGGGCTGTACATGGTGGCGCTCAACGCGCTCGGCGACTACCTGCTGATGCGGTGGTACGGCCACCTCGGCATCGCGCTCGCGACGTCGATCGTCGCGTTTGCCAACGTCGCCGTGCTCATGTGGTTCTTACGGAAGCGGCTCGGCCGGCTCGACGGCAGCGCGCTCGCCTCGACCGCGGCGCGGACCGGCATCGCGGCGCTCGGCCTTGCCGCGGCGATGGCGGTGGTGCTGCGCGCCGGTCCCCATCTCGTGTCGACGGTCCGGCTGGGCGGCGCGGTCACGGTGCTGCTCGCGGCGACCGCCGCCGGGGGGATCGTCTATCTGGCCGTGTGCCGGCTTCTCGGCGTCAGGGAGTTGCGGCTGCTGCGCTTTGGCCGTCCAGGCGCGGCATAG
- the dnaJ gene encoding molecular chaperone DnaJ — MPRTDYYEVLGVPRAASQDEIKRAFRQLAREHHPDVNKDPGAADRFKIINEAYQVLGDPERRARYDRGDFVAAGRPDGRGGPFGAGPFEDLFDMFFGQTMGAGMRSGEPGPERGSDLRVALEITLEDAARGAEHTIPIVREETCPACFGTGAEKGSAPETCPSCRGAGQVRYSRQTPFGSFQQITTCPECRGAGKVIRKPCRECRGRGRMDTKRKITVAVPAGVEDGTRLRLQGEGEAGMRGGGRGDLYVDLRLAEHPVFTLEGRNLHCRVDVSMAQAALGAEVEVPTLDGPSALRVPAGTQPGATLVLPGKGMPRTRGGARGDLVAHVRVAIPTRLTAEQSAALAEFARLLGEAPRTRRSGPARRKPLFGKLRSADS; from the coding sequence ATGCCGCGAACCGACTACTACGAAGTGCTCGGGGTGCCGCGCGCCGCGTCCCAGGACGAGATCAAGCGCGCGTTCCGGCAGCTGGCCCGCGAGCACCATCCCGACGTCAACAAGGATCCCGGCGCGGCCGACCGCTTCAAGATCATCAACGAGGCGTATCAGGTGCTCGGCGATCCGGAGCGGCGCGCGCGGTATGACCGCGGCGATTTCGTCGCCGCGGGACGGCCGGACGGGCGCGGCGGCCCCTTCGGCGCGGGCCCGTTCGAAGATCTGTTCGACATGTTCTTCGGACAGACCATGGGCGCCGGCATGCGGTCGGGCGAGCCAGGGCCGGAGCGCGGCAGCGATCTGCGCGTGGCGCTCGAAATCACCCTCGAGGACGCGGCGCGCGGCGCGGAGCACACGATCCCGATCGTCCGGGAGGAGACCTGCCCGGCATGCTTCGGCACCGGGGCGGAGAAGGGCAGCGCGCCCGAGACCTGCCCGTCGTGCCGCGGCGCCGGACAGGTCCGGTACAGCCGTCAGACGCCGTTCGGCTCGTTCCAGCAGATCACGACGTGCCCGGAGTGCCGCGGCGCCGGCAAGGTCATCCGCAAGCCGTGCCGCGAGTGCCGCGGCCGCGGCCGGATGGATACGAAGCGCAAGATTACGGTCGCGGTGCCCGCGGGGGTCGAGGACGGAACGCGGCTGCGCCTGCAGGGCGAGGGCGAAGCGGGCATGCGGGGCGGAGGGCGTGGCGACCTGTACGTCGACCTCCGCCTTGCCGAGCATCCCGTTTTTACGCTCGAGGGACGCAATCTGCACTGCCGTGTGGACGTGTCGATGGCGCAGGCCGCGCTCGGCGCCGAGGTGGAAGTGCCCACGCTCGACGGACCCTCGGCCCTCCGCGTGCCGGCGGGGACGCAGCCCGGCGCCACGCTCGTGCTGCCGGGGAAGGGCATGCCCCGCACGCGCGGGGGCGCGCGGGGCGATCTCGTGGCCCACGTGCGCGTCGCGATTCCGACCCGCCTGACCGCGGAACAGTCCGCCGCCCTCGCCGAGTTCGCCAGACTGCTGGGCGAGGCGCCTCGGACCCGGCGGTCCGGGCCGGCCCGCCGGAAGCCCCTCTTCGGTAAACTCCGTTCGGCCGACTCGTGA
- the rpsT gene encoding 30S ribosomal protein S20, producing MAKRTKSGLKRKRQDVKRAVRNQAIRSRVKTVVKDARTTEQPGGDSLLAAISALDAAARKGILHPNAAARKKSRLTRWANSQTRASA from the coding sequence GTGGCGAAGCGAACGAAGTCCGGCCTGAAGCGGAAGCGTCAAGACGTCAAGCGCGCGGTCCGCAACCAGGCGATCCGGTCCAGGGTCAAAACGGTCGTCAAGGACGCGCGCACGACGGAGCAGCCCGGCGGAGACTCCCTGCTCGCCGCGATCAGCGCACTCGATGCCGCGGCCCGCAAGGGCATCCTGCATCCCAACGCGGCGGCCCGCAAGAAGTCGCGGTTGACGCGCTGGGCGAACTCGCAGACGCGCGCGTCGGCGTAG
- a CDS encoding alkaline phosphatase family protein: protein MTRVVVVILDGLRRDLVTAAYTPSLAAFRARAEDFRAHRSVFPSATRVVAASFATGCHPARHGVQGNSVALLENGVFVRHDAGGADFLQHKRRITGTSLAVPTMTERLEGRGAAITFSNASPGAAYAHDPDGHGFLYNRAGSFGPGRVPVPAADELRVTGDLAGDRAMTDRFIAEVLFERRPALAVLWLHEPDHMQHELPLGSPAHLAVLRQADAHAALVIAAVDRLRAAGDDVLVAIGSDHGHQTVTGVVDVEAELIAAGLKAGPSSGDVVSVSSGTAALVYVHPDNGTRIPALSDFLMSSDWAGRVFPPDRLGEVGQAPREGLAFAVSMPAEDGVNDFGVPGLSLEALPGPGKSHHLGFGQHGGLGAYEQAPFLMIDGRGFDGAAAHFEPTSVLDIAPTVLRHLDLPAADMDGHPLQHADALPD, encoded by the coding sequence GTGACACGCGTCGTCGTGGTGATCCTCGACGGGCTGCGGCGGGATCTCGTCACCGCCGCGTATACGCCGTCGCTTGCGGCGTTCCGCGCACGGGCGGAAGACTTCCGGGCGCACCGTTCGGTCTTTCCATCCGCGACGCGCGTCGTCGCCGCCAGTTTTGCCACGGGCTGCCACCCCGCCCGCCACGGCGTGCAGGGCAACTCGGTCGCGCTGCTCGAGAACGGCGTGTTCGTCCGCCACGACGCCGGGGGCGCTGACTTTCTGCAGCATAAGCGCCGGATCACCGGGACCTCGCTCGCCGTCCCAACGATGACGGAACGGCTCGAGGGACGCGGCGCGGCGATCACGTTCAGCAACGCCTCGCCGGGCGCGGCCTACGCCCACGATCCCGACGGGCACGGCTTCTTGTACAATCGCGCGGGATCGTTCGGGCCCGGGCGGGTGCCGGTGCCGGCCGCCGACGAGCTCCGGGTGACGGGCGATCTCGCCGGCGATCGGGCGATGACGGATCGATTCATCGCCGAGGTCCTCTTCGAGAGGCGCCCGGCGCTGGCCGTGCTGTGGCTGCACGAGCCGGACCACATGCAGCACGAACTGCCGCTCGGCTCGCCCGCGCACCTCGCCGTGCTTCGCCAGGCGGACGCGCATGCCGCGCTCGTCATCGCGGCCGTGGACCGTCTGCGCGCGGCCGGCGACGACGTCCTCGTCGCGATCGGATCCGACCATGGGCACCAGACGGTCACAGGGGTCGTGGACGTGGAGGCGGAGCTGATCGCGGCGGGTCTCAAAGCCGGGCCCTCGTCGGGAGACGTCGTGTCCGTGTCCAGCGGGACGGCCGCCTTGGTGTACGTACATCCCGACAACGGCACGCGAATTCCGGCGCTGAGCGATTTCCTCATGTCGTCCGACTGGGCGGGCCGGGTGTTCCCGCCCGACCGGCTGGGCGAGGTCGGCCAGGCGCCGCGGGAAGGGTTGGCTTTTGCCGTCTCGATGCCGGCCGAGGACGGCGTCAACGACTTCGGGGTGCCCGGGCTGAGCCTCGAGGCGCTTCCGGGGCCGGGCAAGTCGCACCACCTTGGATTCGGCCAGCACGGCGGCCTCGGCGCGTACGAGCAGGCGCCGTTCCTGATGATCGATGGCCGCGGATTCGACGGCGCCGCGGCACACTTCGAACCGACGTCCGTGCTCGACATCGCGCCAACGGTGCTGCGCCATCTTGATCTGCCCGCGGCGGACATGGACGGGCACCCGCTCCAGCACGCCGATGCCCTCCCGGACTGA
- the carA gene encoding glutamine-hydrolyzing carbamoyl-phosphate synthase small subunit produces the protein MQARLALEDGTILTGRAIGARGWAGGEVVFTTAMTGYEEVLSDPSYNGQIVTMAYPLIGNYGVSGEAWESFRPHVEGFVVGEAADLPHHWRAESTLAATLARWDIPGLAGVDTRFLVRHLRSHGLKRGLVSTEDVPDEALVARAQALPDIGTLDLVGEVSTPSIRHLAGPGPKLALLDCGVKTGIIEALRRRGCDVWVLPHRTTAEEILELAPAGLVLSPGPGDPQRLPHQVAQVQRLWGRTPMFGICLGHQIIGRAAGAATFKLPYGHRGSNHPVKDLVTGRVCVTTQNHGYAVDEASVAGTELAVTHRNLNDGTVEGLRHPRLAIMTVQYHPEGRPGPLDSSYLFDAWMEMIGAAPHEPGTAVGSARA, from the coding sequence ATGCAGGCACGCCTGGCGCTTGAAGACGGCACGATCCTCACCGGGCGCGCGATCGGCGCGCGCGGGTGGGCGGGGGGAGAAGTCGTCTTCACCACCGCGATGACGGGCTATGAGGAAGTGCTGTCGGATCCGTCCTATAACGGGCAGATCGTGACGATGGCATATCCGCTCATCGGCAACTACGGCGTGAGCGGGGAAGCGTGGGAGTCGTTCCGGCCGCACGTCGAGGGATTCGTCGTCGGCGAGGCCGCGGATCTGCCGCACCACTGGCGGGCCGAGAGCACGCTCGCCGCGACGCTCGCGCGGTGGGACATCCCCGGCCTCGCCGGCGTCGACACGCGCTTTCTCGTCCGCCACCTGCGTTCGCACGGGCTGAAGCGCGGCCTCGTGTCCACCGAAGACGTCCCGGACGAGGCGCTGGTCGCGCGGGCGCAGGCGCTTCCCGACATCGGGACGCTCGATCTCGTGGGCGAGGTCAGCACGCCCTCGATACGGCACCTCGCCGGGCCCGGGCCCAAGCTCGCGCTGCTCGACTGCGGCGTGAAGACCGGCATCATCGAAGCGCTGCGCCGGCGCGGCTGCGACGTGTGGGTGCTGCCGCACCGCACCACCGCCGAGGAGATTCTCGAGCTCGCGCCCGCCGGGCTGGTTCTCTCGCCGGGACCGGGCGATCCGCAGCGGCTGCCGCACCAGGTGGCGCAGGTGCAGCGGCTGTGGGGCCGGACGCCGATGTTCGGGATCTGTCTCGGGCATCAGATCATCGGCCGCGCGGCCGGCGCCGCGACGTTCAAGCTCCCGTACGGGCACCGCGGCAGCAACCACCCCGTGAAGGATCTCGTGACCGGCCGGGTCTGCGTCACCACCCAGAACCACGGCTACGCGGTGGACGAGGCGTCCGTCGCCGGCACGGAACTCGCCGTCACGCACCGCAACCTCAACGACGGCACCGTCGAGGGGCTGCGGCATCCGCGCCTGGCGATCATGACCGTGCAGTACCATCCCGAAGGGCGGCCCGGCCCGCTCGACTCCTCTTACCTGTTCGACGCGTGGATGGAGATGATCGGGGCGGCGCCGCACGAGCCCGGCACGGCGGTGGGGTCCGCCCGAGCCTGA
- the holA gene encoding DNA polymerase III subunit delta yields the protein MSGPPSAVYLLLGEEDVRADEALRTILHEVVPDEERALNLDVIDAGTMPIQDVITRCETLPFFGARRAVVFHVRNPESWRAAEQDALADYLNQGVPPSVLVIVAPRLDQRRRLAGVLQRKAQVIRCDPLDPGQLPAWLVARARESGKTMTPEAANLLVELAGGGLRALGLEVAKLAAYAGDRETITAADVREVASHVAAQVTIFEVMDAVGHRRPDDAFRLLDSLIALGEPPLRILYMLEDQVRMLARVQELVDRGVRNRSDVQKALGSRAWRYRDYQKQVDAFGRIDVETLLGLLLETDGAIKTGQMPPRLALETLVVRMSGV from the coding sequence GTGAGCGGCCCCCCCTCCGCGGTCTATCTGCTCCTCGGCGAGGAAGACGTCCGCGCGGACGAGGCGCTGCGGACAATTCTGCACGAGGTGGTGCCGGACGAGGAGCGCGCGCTCAACCTCGACGTCATCGACGCCGGCACGATGCCGATCCAGGACGTGATCACGCGGTGCGAGACGCTGCCGTTCTTCGGCGCGCGGCGCGCGGTGGTCTTCCACGTGCGCAATCCGGAGTCGTGGCGCGCGGCCGAGCAGGACGCCCTCGCGGACTATCTGAACCAGGGGGTGCCGCCGTCCGTGCTCGTGATCGTGGCCCCGCGGCTCGACCAGCGGCGCCGGCTCGCCGGGGTGCTGCAGCGCAAGGCGCAGGTGATTCGGTGCGACCCGCTCGACCCCGGGCAGCTCCCGGCGTGGCTCGTCGCGCGCGCCCGCGAGTCCGGCAAGACGATGACGCCGGAAGCCGCGAATCTCTTGGTGGAGCTGGCCGGCGGCGGTCTGCGCGCGCTCGGGCTCGAAGTCGCGAAGCTGGCCGCCTACGCCGGGGACCGCGAGACGATCACCGCCGCCGACGTGCGCGAGGTCGCGAGCCACGTCGCGGCGCAGGTCACGATCTTCGAGGTCATGGATGCCGTCGGCCACCGGCGTCCGGACGACGCGTTTCGTCTCCTCGATTCGCTGATCGCCCTCGGCGAGCCGCCGCTGCGCATCCTCTATATGTTGGAGGATCAGGTGCGCATGCTGGCCCGCGTCCAGGAGCTCGTCGACCGCGGCGTGCGGAACCGCTCAGACGTGCAGAAGGCGCTCGGGTCGCGGGCGTGGCGCTACCGCGATTATCAGAAACAGGTCGATGCGTTTGGGCGAATCGACGTGGAGACGCTGCTGGGACTGCTGCTCGAGACCGACGGCGCGATCAAGACGGGGCAGATGCCCCCGCGCCTGGCGCTGGAAACCTTGGTCGTGCGGATGAGCGGGGTGTAG
- a CDS encoding 50S ribosomal protein L11 methyltransferase: MIRSPWVELRVTVSAEAAEAVGEILRDLRGGGLVEERPAAGRVRFRSYLPPSRLLDGPLRAARLRIRELPRYGLDPGRITIARRRLPAQRWGTAWRAYAKAVRVGRLLIRPSWVRAAPRPGDLVMAIDPGMAFGTGMHASTRLALRGLGQALARRQGAAVFDVGTGSGILAIAAAALGAGTVWAVDSDPVATAAARANARLNGCARRVRVADGSGMGAAPGRADVIVANIVAATIIELLPEARARLAPGGLFIGSGIVAGRVRGVLRAARAAGFQKRAVLREGDWRAVVLSARPRSGSPASAARRTRSARPR; this comes from the coding sequence GTGATTCGCTCTCCATGGGTCGAACTGCGCGTGACGGTCTCCGCGGAGGCCGCCGAAGCCGTCGGGGAGATCCTCCGTGACCTGCGCGGCGGCGGGCTCGTTGAGGAACGTCCCGCCGCCGGCCGCGTGCGGTTCCGTTCCTACCTCCCGCCGTCCCGGCTGCTGGACGGCCCGCTGCGGGCGGCGCGCCTCCGGATCCGCGAACTGCCCCGGTACGGGCTCGACCCGGGACGGATCACGATCGCCCGCCGGCGCCTTCCGGCGCAGCGGTGGGGGACGGCCTGGCGGGCCTATGCCAAAGCCGTCCGCGTGGGGCGTCTCCTCATCCGGCCCTCATGGGTGCGCGCGGCGCCGCGGCCCGGCGATCTCGTCATGGCGATCGATCCGGGCATGGCCTTCGGCACCGGGATGCACGCGAGCACGCGCCTCGCGCTGCGCGGGCTCGGGCAGGCGCTTGCCCGGCGGCAGGGCGCCGCCGTCTTCGACGTCGGCACCGGCTCGGGGATCCTGGCGATCGCGGCGGCCGCGCTCGGCGCGGGTACCGTGTGGGCGGTGGACAGCGATCCGGTCGCGACCGCCGCGGCGCGCGCCAACGCCAGGCTGAACGGATGCGCGCGACGGGTCCGCGTCGCGGACGGGTCCGGGATGGGCGCCGCGCCGGGCCGCGCCGACGTCATCGTCGCCAACATCGTGGCCGCCACGATCATCGAGCTGCTGCCGGAGGCCCGCGCCCGGCTGGCCCCGGGCGGTTTGTTCATCGGATCGGGAATCGTCGCGGGGCGGGTGCGCGGGGTGCTGCGGGCGGCCCGGGCCGCGGGGTTTCAGAAGAGGGCGGTGCTGCGGGAGGGGGACTGGCGGGCGGTGGTTCTTAGTGCGAGGCCCAGATCTGGCTCGCCAGCGTCAGCAGCACGAAGAACCCGATCAGCACGACCGCGGTGA